From the genome of Eucalyptus grandis isolate ANBG69807.140 chromosome 2, ASM1654582v1, whole genome shotgun sequence, one region includes:
- the LOC120286417 gene encoding putative disease resistance protein RGA1 — protein sequence MADVVIGSIAEKIVAILGSQATETVGKLWALKHELKALENTVSTLRAVLHHAEEQYYQSSQVKDWVEKLKDALYDAEDVLEEFNIEALQPKLRGHKKMMKEVKTFFSSSNQLAFKLKMGYKVRAVRESIEAIKADRIFYLEERPVDSEAEREQRKRRETHSFIPEGYIIGRDADKKTVKGFLMDSNMEEPISILPIVGIGGLGKTALAQSVYNDEMVGNWFELKMWVCVSDDFDLIKIVKNIIACVKNEKPTEDTMEQLQRKLRAEIDGKRYLLVLDDLWNIELEKWLSLKILLGGGGRGSKILITTRLLPVVKITGTTSPYLLEDLSESASVDLLMQIACQKVEERQDSEMLAIAIEIVRKCSGVPLVIRTVGSLLFFKKTKREWLDFKNHELPEVSQREDCIKSVLKLSYDHLPSHLKQCFAFCSLFPKDYKIKKHTLVDLWIAEGFIQPSNRGQHLEDIAHGYFMDLLWSNFFQDFKEDPFTGEEICKMHDLMHDLACLVARTECWVAWDDTKLILERTRHISCDSTSNLMGKPQISCLKASALRTFLSVTTYWGMEPTSEANLCQLIQSFKRLRILDLHAKKVEKVPMSIYKLKHLTYLDLSYNHALKRLPDSITRLQNLQTLNLHHCGSLEELPRGIRKLVNLQDLNIDNCDKLSYMPCGLEQLTSLHRLICFILPKDKALAKKYCKLGELNRLNNIRGRLYIKNLGSVIDAIEESMAANLIEKHSLEFLILSWGSFNSIDEVMITKRDDAMIMKRDEALLDGLRPPDNLQKLIIDKYDGESFPRWMTELPNLVELRLIKCERCKHFPKFGLSKLKRLDISGMEFLEYLPGESLGSLTSLESLDIYLLHRLTSLPLGLRHLSKLVHLSIKACHDLDLSKDESGNILDFHGGLQSLRSMHISFLPKLTSLPQWILQLRSECPNFKEQISSVSKFGIARIIRHYQSKSRNVRSWIYPKTKAATSWISMEAFRISAPYTSMTFPN from the coding sequence ATGGCGGATGTTGTCATTGGTAGCATTGCCGAAAAGATTGTTGCTATTCTGGGTTCTCAAGCAACAGAAACGGTTGGAAAGTTATGGGCCCTCAAGCATGAACTCAAGGCACTCGAGAACACTGTCTCTACGCTTCGGGCCGTACTCCACCATGCAGAAGAGCAGTACTACCAGAGTTCCCAAGTCAAAGATTGGGTTGAGAAATTGAAAGATGCTTTGTATGATGCAGAGGACGTGCTTGAAGAATTCAACATAGAAGCTCTGCAACCAAAACTAAGGGGCcataagaaaatgatgaaggaggtaaaaacatttttctcaagttCAAACCAGCTTGCTTTTAAACTGAAGATGGGTTACAAAGTAAGAGCAGTGAGGGAGAGCATAGAAGCCATTAAAGCTGATAGAATATTCTACTTGGAAGAGCGCCCGGTGGATTCGGAAgcagagagagagcagaggaagagaagagaaacaCATTCGTTTATACCAGAGGGATATATTATTGGCAGAGATGCTGATAAGAAGACTGTCAAAGGATTTTTAATGGATTCGAACATGGAAGAGCCAATTTCCATCCTTCCAATTGTTGGTATTGGCGGGCTTGGAAAAACAGCTCTCGCTCAATCTGTGTATAACGATGAGATGGTCGGTAATTGGTTTGAATTAAAAATGTGGGTTTGTGTCTCTGATGACTTTGACTTgataaaaatagtgaaaaatatcATTGCTTGTGTAAAGAATGAAAAACCAACCGAGGATACGATGGAacaattgcaaagaaaattgAGGGCAGAAATTGATGGAAAGAGATATCTCTTAGTTTTAGATGATCTGTGGAATATAGAACTAGAAAAATGGCTgagcttgaaaattttattaggGGGAGGTGGTAGAGGGAGCAAGATCCTTATAACTACACGCCTTCTTCCAGTTGTGAAGATCACTGGCACTACTTCACCTTATCTTCTCGAGGACTTATCCGAAAGTGCATCTGTTGATTTATTAATGCAAATAGCTTGTCAAAAAGTAGAGGAGAGACAAGATTCTGAAATGCTAGCTATCGCCATAGAGATAGTTAGAAAGTGCTCTGGGGTTCCATTGGTTATTCGAACTGTTGGGAGTTTACTATTCTTTAAGAAAACTAAACGTGAATGGTTAGATTTCAAAAATCATGAGCTCCCCGAAGTGTCTCAAAGGGAAGATTGCATAAAATCGGTTCTGAAGCTAAGTTATGACCATCTTCCTTCCcatttgaaacaatgttttgCATTCTGTTCATTGTTTCCCAAAGATTATAAGATAAAGAAACATACTTTGGTCGATCTTTGGATAGCAGAAGGATTTATCCAGCCATCAAATAGAGGTCAACATTTAGAAGACATTGCTCATGGATATTTCATGGATCTACTTTGGAGCAACTTCTTCCAAGATTTTAAAGAAGATCCATTCACGGGGGAAGAGATTTgcaagatgcatgatttgatgcaTGATCTAGCTTGCTTGGTTGCAAGGACTGAGTGTTGGGTGGCATGGGATGATACAAAACTCATACTTGAAAGAACTCGTCATATATCTTGTGATTCAACTTCCAATTTGATGGGTAAACCTCAAATATCATGCTTGAAAGCAAGTGCACTAAGAACATTTTTGTCCGTTACTACATATTGGGGAATGGAACCAACAAGTGAAGCAAATCTATGCCAACTCATTCAAAGTTTCAAGAGATTGCGTATCTTAGATCTGCATGCGAAAAAGGTCGAGAAGGTGCCAATGTCCATTTATAAGTTGAAGCATCTTACATATCTTGATCTCTCTTACAATCATGCACTCAAAAGGCTTCCTGACTCCATCACGAGATTGCAGAATTTGCAAACACTTAATCTCCACCATTGTGGATCCCTTGAAGAATTGCCAAGGGGTATAAGGAAGTTAGTCAACCTTCAAGATCTAAACATAGATAATTGTGATAAACTTAGTTATATGCCATGTGGACTAGAGCAATTGACTTCGTTGCATAGGTTAATTTGCTTTATATTGCCTAAAGATAAAGCTCTTGCTAAGAAATATTGCAAACTTGGGGAGCTAAATAGGCTTAATAACATTCGGGGAAGGCTTTACATTAAAAATTTGGGAAGCGTGATAGATGCAATAGAAGAATCCATGGCCGCGAACTTGATAGAGAAGCATTCTCTGGAATTTTTGATTCTTTCATGGGGCAGTTTCAATAGTATTGATGAAGTAATGATTACGAAGAGAGATGATGCAATGATTATGAAGAGAGATGAAGCACTATTAGATGGATTGAGGCCGCCCGACAATCTGCAGAAATTGATTATTGATAAATATGATGGTGAGAGTTTTCCGAGGTGGATGACTGAGTTGCCTAATTTAGTTGAGTTAAGATTGATAAAGTGCGAAAGATGTAAACATTTCCCCAAATTTGGCCTTAGTAAGTTGAAGCGTCTCGACATCTCTGGGATGGAGTTTCTAGAATATTTGCCTGGGGAGAGTCTGGGAAGTCTCACCTCACTTGAATCTCTTGATATCTACCTTCTTCACCGGTTAACTTCCCTCCCACTTGGTTTGCGGCATCTATCGAAGCTCGTGCATCTCTCTATTAAGGCTTGCCATGATCTCGATTTATCCAAAGATGAAAGCGGCAACATCTTGGATTTCCATGGAGGCCTTCAGAGTCTTCGCTCCATGCACATCAGTTTCCTTCCCAAACTGACATCTCTCCCACAGTGGATTCTACAGCTCCGCTCCGAGTGCCCCAATTTTAAGGAGCAAATCTCGAGCGTCTCGAAATTTGGAATTGCCAGAATTATAAGGCATTATCAGAGCAAATCGAGAAATGTGAGGAGCTGGATATATCCAAAGACGAAAGCGGCAACATCTTGGATTTCCATGGAGGCCTTCAGAATCTCCGCTCCGTACACATCTATGACCTTCCCAAATTGA
- the LOC120290541 gene encoding putative disease resistance protein RGA4 codes for MAEAVIVGIAGKIVAYLVPQALDNVGMLWGINHELEALGDTVSTLQSVLDHAEEQYHRSPQIKDWVDKLKEAFYDAQDVLEEFNIEAMRRELRGHNEMMKEVRTFFSSSNQLAFKMKMSYKLRDMRKRIEAIKADKGFHLDERPEREWRKREETHSFIHEEHIIGREDDKKMIMEFLLDSDVQENVSILPIVGIGGLGKTALAQSVYNDEMVSKQFNLKMWICVSNDFDMTKIVKNMIACAKKKEPTEVVMELLQNELREEISGKRYLLVLDNLWNVNRETWLKLETLLLGGARGSKILITTRLSLVAMITGTTLPHHLESLSESASLKLLMQIACCKEEDVQDPDMLAIGKDIVRKCDRVPLAIRIVGSLLFKKSKHEWLQFKENELPDMSRREDRIISILKLSYDHLSSHLKQCFAFCSLFPKDYEINKQTLVNLWMAQGFIRPSNTGQHLEDIAHGYFMDLLWRNFFQDFKKEPFMGKEICKMHDLMHDLACVVTGTKCWVAWDDTKLTHERTLHISYGLTFNLRDVLPISSLKACALRTILSTTRYLEGSEQIEERKPTSEAELRQLIQSFQRLRILDLHGTKVEKVPKSICELKYLTYLDLSDNHTLKRLPNSIKGLQNLQTLNLHYCDALEELPSDIRKLVSLRNLDIDGCSKLSYLPRGLGELSSLHRLTRYILPKDKAQAKNYCKLGELNGLNNIRGRLSIENLRYVTNAKVECRNANLLGKHSLESLELTWRYFNTNDAVIANRDEALLDGLRPPSNLQELTIRYYEGETFPRWMMDSLLSFLPHLVEVWFWNCKRCKRLPSLDQLPRLKSLYIHDMPELECLELDQSSPSTASFPILLKLEIGGCEKLEAMPLAPHLEELNLACAHGALLINQMMPGLNKLKRLDIWCRKFLEFLPEKCFQSLTSLESLRIINCHQLTSLSQGMRHLTSLEDLSIEQCAELDMSKDESGNVLDFHGLHSLRSMEIFYLPKLASLPQWLLQASNLERLHISRCRNLKDVPEQIEALRSLQQLEIYCCDLLTLLPEGMRGLTSLTHPRIVYCRNLKALPEHIEALQSLQWLIIMESPLLTSLPEGMRRLTSLTHLALNYCNELDISKNESGNILNFHGGVQSLRSMEIKGLPKLTSLPQWLLQARNLERLGIWYCHNLKDIPEQIEALQSLQNLEITGCSSLTSFPEAMRRLTSLAHLNIDDCEELEKSCKRQAGKAKIAHIPNISIG; via the coding sequence ATGGCGGAAGCTGTCATCGTCGGTATTGCTGGAAAGATCGTTGCTTATCTGGTTCCCCAAGCACTAGATAATGTTGGAATGTTATGGGGCATCAATCATGAACTCGAGGCACTTGGGGACACTGTCTCCACTCTTCAGTCTGTACTAGACCATGCAGAAGAGCAATACCACCGGAGTCCCCAAATCAAAGATTGGGTTGATAAATTGAAAGAAGCTTTCTATGATGCACAGGACGTGCTTGAAGAATTCAATATAGAAGCTATGCGACGAGAATTGAGGGGCCACAATGAAATGATGAAGGAGGTAAGGACATTTTTCTCAAGTTCAAACCAGCTTGCTTTTAAAATGAAGATGAGTTACAAACTAAGAGACATGAGGAAGAGAATAGAAGCCATTAAAGCTGATAAGGGATTCCACTTGGATGAGCGCCCTGAGAGAGagtggaggaagagagaagagacgcATTCGTTTATACATGAGGAACATATTATAGGGAGAGAAGATGATAAGAAGATGATCATGGAATTTTTACTAGACTCAGATGTGCAGGAGAATGTTTCCATCCTTCCGATAGTTGGTATTGGGGGGCTTGGAAAAACAGCTCTCGCTCAAAGCGTGTATAATGATGAGATGGTCAGTAAACAGTTTAACTTGAAAATGTGGATTTGTGTCTCTAATGACTTTGACATGacaaaaatagtgaaaaatatgATAGCTtgtgcaaagaagaaagaaccaaCCGAGGTTGTGATGGAATTGTTGCAAAATGAACTGAGGGAAGAGATTAGTGGAAAGAGATACCTCCTAGTTTTAGACAATTTGTGGAATGTAAACCGAGAAACGTGGTTGAAATTAGAAACTTTATTGTTGGGAGGTGCTAGAGGAAGCAAGATCCTTATAACTACACGCCTTAGTTTGGTTGCGATGATCACCGGCACTACTTTGCCTCATCATCTCGAGAGCTTATCTGAAAGTGCGTCTCTCAAATTACTAATGCAAATTGCTTGTTGTAAAGAAGAGGATGTACAAGATCCCGACATGCTAGCTATTGGTAAAGATATAGTAAGAAAGTGCGATAGGGTTCCATTGGCTATTCGAATTGTTGGGAGTCTACTCTTTAAGAAAAGTAAGCATGAATGGTtgcaattcaaagaaaatgagcTCCCAGACATGTCTAGAAGGGAAGACAGAATAATCTCAATTCTTAAGCTTAGTTATGACCATCTTTCTTCACATTTGAAACAATGTTTCGCGTTTTGTTCATTGTTTCCCAAAGATTATGAGATAAATAAGCAGACTTTGGTCAATCTTTGGATGGCACAAGGATTTATCCGGCCATCGAATACAGGTCAACATTTAGAAGACATTGCTCATGGATATTTCATGGATCTACTTTGGAGAAACTTCTTCcaagattttaaaaaagagCCATTCATGGGGAAGGAGATTTgcaagatgcatgatttgatgcaTGATCTAGCCTGCGTGGTTACCGGGACCAAGTGTTGGGTGGCATGGGATGATACAAAACTCACACATGAAAGAACTCTTCATATATCCTATGGTTTGACTTTCAATTTGAGGGATGTACTTCCAATCTCAAGCTTGAAAGCATGTGCATTGAGAACAATTCTATCTACTACTAGATATTTGGAAGGAAGTGAgcaaatagaagaaagaaaaccaacAAGTGAAGCAGAACTACGCCAATTAATCCAAAGTTTCCAAAGGTTGCGCATCTTGGATCTACATGGCACAAAGGTTGAGAAGGTACCAAAGTCCATTTGTGAGTTGAAGTATCTCACTTATCTCGATCTCTCTGACAACCATACACTCAAAAGACTTCCTAACTCCATCAAGGGATTGCAAAACTTGCAAACACTTAATCTCCACTACTGTGATGCCCTCGAAGAATTGCCAAGTGATATAAGGAAGTTAGTCAGCCTTCGGAATCTAGACATAGATGGTTGTTCAAAACTTAGTTATTTGCCACGTGGACTAGGGGAATTGAGTTCTCTGCATAGGCTAACGCGCTACATTTTGCCTAAAGATAAAGCTCAAGCTAAGAATTATTGCAAACTTGGGGAGCTAAATGGGCTTAATAACATTCGGGGAAGactttcaattgaaaatttgagataTGTAACAAATGCAAAAGTAGAATGCAGGAATGCGAACTTGTTGGGGAAGCATTCTCTAGAATCTTTGGAACTTACTTGGAGATATTTCAATACTAATGATGCGGTAATTGCGAATAGAGATGAAGCATTATTGGATGGACTGAGGCCACCctcaaatttgcaagagttgaCAATCCGGTACTATGAAGGTGAGACCTTTCCAAGGTGGATGATGGATAGCCTTTTATCTTTCTTGCCACATTTAGTTGAGGTATGGTTTTGGAATTGCAAAAGATGTAAACGTCTCCCCTCATTGGATCAACTACCTCGTCTCAAGTCTTTATATATTCATGATATGCCTGAATTGGAATGTCTCGAGTTGGACCAATCATCCCCTTCAACAGCATCTTTTCCTATTCTATTGAAATTGGAGATCGGTGGATGTGAAAAATTAGAAGCCATGCCACTAGCTCCTCATCTCGAGGAGTTAAATCTGGCTTGTGCTCATGGAGCGTTGTTGATAAATCAAATGATGCCTGGCCTTAATAAGTTGAAGAGACTGGATATCTGGTGTAGGAAGTTTCTAGAATTTTTGCCTGAGAAGTGTTTCCAAAGTCTCACCTCCCTTGAGTCTCTTCGCATCATTAATTGTCATCAGTTAACTTCCCTCTCACAAGGTATGCGGCATCTAACAAGCCTCGAGGATCTCTCTATCGAGCAATGTGCGGAGCTGGATATGTCCAAAGACGAAAGTGGCAACGTCTTGgatttccatggacttcataGCCTTCGCTCCATGGAAATCTTTTACCTTCCCAAACTAGCATCTCTCCCACAGTGGCTTCTTCAAGCCAGCAATCTCGAGCGTCTCCATATTTCGCGATGCCGCAATTTGAAGGATGTACCAGAGCAGATTGAGGCCCTTCGATCACTTCAACAGCTTGAGATTTATTGTTGCGACTTGTTGACATTATTACCTGAAGGAATGCGAGGGCTCACATCCCTTACTCACCCTAGAATCGTGTATTGCCGCAATTTGAAGGCATTGCCGGAGCATATCGAGGCCCTTCAATCCCTTCAATGGCTCATAATCATGGAGAGCCCCTTGTTGACATCATTACCCGAAGGAATGCGAAGGCTTACATCCCTTACTCACCTAGCTCTCAACTACTGCAATGAGCTGGATATATCCAAAAACGAAAGTGGCAACATCTTGAATTTCCATGGAGGCGTTCAAAGTCTTCGCTCCATGGAAATCAAGGGCCTTCCCAAACTAACATCTCTCCCACAGTGGCTTCTACAGGCCCGCAATCTCGAGCGTCTTGGAATTTGGTATTGCCACAATTTGAAGGATATACCAGAGCAGATCGAGGCCCTTCAATCACttcaaaatcttgaaatcaCCGGGTGCTCCTCGTTGACATCATTCCCTGAAGCAATGCGAAGGCTCACATCCCTTGCTCACCTAAACATCGACGATTGCGAAGAATTAGAGAAGAGTTGCAAAAGACAAGCAGGCAAGGCCAAGATTGCTCATATCCCGAACATAAGCATTGGATGA